The Chroicocephalus ridibundus chromosome 4, bChrRid1.1, whole genome shotgun sequence genome contains the following window.
TGAGCCCAGCCATCCTCCTCCACAGCCGACACCAGCGGGGCCCCACAGAGATGCTGCCGCCCTTTGCTCAGCACCGACCGGCCGCGGAGCCCAGTGCAATCCCACGAGCAACCTCCAGCATCAGTGCGGCTCTCCTCAGGGCCCCGCAGCAGCTCCAAAGGTACGTATAAAAGTCCTTAAAAGGTCCCTTTCAAAACTATGGCAAAATACCTGGAAGGACCAGTATGAAGTACAAAGCCATTAAAATTGCACACACGGAATTATCACTATCTGATAACTTACTAAATAAAttcacagaaaaagaagacacttcTCTCTTTAACATCCTCTGATTTTTCCTAAGTTTTACTTGCACAGAAACAAGCTGCGGCGCTCACTGCTCACAGTCCTCCCATGACAGAGGAGATGCCCTATCAAAGTTTAAAATGTGGTTGCGCACCAGGTACTAGGAAAGTTTACAGCCCTTGTATTTTAACAGGAACCCAAGCCCTACGCTGGGAAGGGAAATCTCAGCGTACCGCCCATGGGCAGTGAGCAATCGCCAAGCGAGGCTGCTATTTCTGTATCGGCTGAGAAATACGCAAGAGAATTTTCTCAGCAGAACAGGCTGCCTTGCCCGCAGCTGTGCGTAAATCCCAGCCGCCCAGATGCAATCCCAAATTATTAAAAGGCCCCTTTCTCTTGGAGAGCTGGCAGGCAAGAGGCGATGCTCGCGCACACACGCTACGCTGGCGCAAACCCCCTCGGAGCAGGGCAGTTTGTGGGCTTTGACGGCAATCGGCCTGTCTGGGCATTTTATAGCCGTGTCCCCAGGTCCTCAcggctagatttttttttttccctgaggacTTTGGTAAGATCGCTCCGGCATTTCCCTGCGTGTTTCAGAGCAAGCTACGTGGCGTGCCGGAGCCAGCCAGAGCCCGGCAGCAGCGAGAGTCGGGCGTAATGCGCATTTCCCAGGGGACGGTCGGGCTCGCTGGAGCCAGGCAGGCTTTGCAGCGAGGGGGGAGCGGTGCGGGACAGGCTGCCGCCGCCACCCGGGGATGCCGGCAGCGCCCAAACCAAACCTCCTCCCCACTTCAAGAGATTCCAGCGCCGGCAGCACGTCGCGTCTCCCCGGACTATGTCAACACCGAGGCAATAGTTGACTGCTAACACGCATGCAGCTCACTGCTATTTATATCACATGCCATCTATCAAAAATATGCTACATCCGAGGACAGCTTCACCGTGACGTGGTGACTGGGGCGAAGCAAGGtgaaggaaggagaggggctCCCCGCAGCGGGCACGCTCCTGCCCAGCCCGCGCCGCCGGTGCTGCTGGGAATTTTTCCCGTTGAGCTTAATGGTGCGAGAACGGGCCCCCGGCAAATGAAGCTATGTCGTTTTCTTGGCATTCGCGCAGCCTGGGGTCAGCAAGGCGAGCGGCTGATGCCGTGCTTTAACATGTCTGGAAATGCACAGGCTGCTCGTGACAGGGGAAGAGGGCGAATGAAAAACCCCACTCGCTGCAACCATCCAGCTTCATGCGACGTGACAGCAGGGGTGACCACGGCTGATGGCATCTGTACCCGTTTGCAATACCAAACACCGGCCTAAGCCTGTCTGGCGTTGACGTCTTCGTGTTAACATAGCAGTCACTTCACCCTCCCTCGACTCCGCCAAACCCCAGGGCAAACCTCCAGCCATGTCCAACGCATCCCGAATCCAGCCCAGCAGTGGATCGGGCACTCGTTGCCTCTCGGCAGCTTTAGCTAAACGCATGGTACACACAGATCTACAGCGTGAACAGCAGGGAAACCTGGCATGGATGATGGCAGAAACGTGGCCTTGACATAAAGATGCcaataaatgaaaacacagtcACGGCAGCACCTtcatttttctgcagctgtggtCGGTGGCACTGCCtgaagccccagccccaggggacacGCTGTACGTAGTAGGGTCTGCCCCACGTCCCAGGATCCATTTCACATAGACACACAACTGAACAGGCATGCAGAATTAACTACACCTCGGCCCTGGGAGCCCTTCGAGCTTCCCTCCCCCAGGCCAAATCACTCCCTGTACTCTTTATTTTGGGGGCACTGCTGCCATCACAGAAAATTGTTGTGTTTATTCTGTTCCAGAGCCATTTCATTGACCAGCTGCTCTATGGACGACTGAATGGCTGCCTTCACGAGGGAAGATGCGGTTTCTATGAGGAGCAATTCGTACTGCTCCCCAGTTCTGTGCCCCTGGTCACCTGGACCTTTTTCCTCCACCTGGGGACCACCACCAGCCTCGGGGCCCTCTTTTTTACCAAAATCAAAGCTCCCACTTgactttttattccctttctgctTATTTCGGTGCAAAACCGGGGACGGCTCGTAGGCCTGGTCAGAGTCGGTGTTGTCAGAGTCCTCAGCTTCGGTGACGGTGATGACAATGCTGACGCCGGCGCCCGTGTTTGCTTCTAATGTCACCTGATggctggagcagccctgcacGCTCGCGGCATCATCTTTAAACGCCGACTGACTGAAATCCATTACAGTCTCTTCGGCTTTGCGCTCCTCAGGAGGATTTATGCTCTTTTCTGATTCATCCCCTTCAGGCAGCTCTTTGCAGATATTAGGGATTTCCTGCAGCTCAGTAGTCTCAGGGGCGCTGTCGGGTTGATCCCTGGAAACGGGCGCTTCGGGAGCAACTTCCCCACCTTCCGCATGGACTGTGGTTTGGGGTAGGCTCCCCTCCTGCGGTTTTTCCTGGGCTGTTTCATTAACTGTCTCCGAATCGGTTATCTCCGACTGGGCGGTGCACTCCCTATGTTCATCTGTGTCAGGTGTGGGCTCTGGCAAGGGCTCGCTCTTCCCAACAGAGTCGGCGCTTTCCATCGCTGTATCCTGGTCCTCCTCTGCAGAGACCGGGCTGAAGGATTCAGACTTGTCCTTCGGGGCCAAATCCTCCGGCTCCTCACTAGCTTTATTCAAAGCACCCATCACTTCGTTTGCTTGAACGCTGCCCTCCGACTCCTCCACTgcttcagaggggctgggttTTTTCTTGCCTCTGGAGAACCGTACACAGGGCATCTTCACCCCGGAGCTCCCCCGTTTCTTCGGGAAACTTTGCGTGCAGCTCTCCTCAGCATCCGTCTCCAGCTGCACTTGGGAATCAGAGGGCGCCTTCTTCCGTGAGGAGGATTTTTGCCTTCTCCGAGGTCTTGCGAGGTTTTTGATGGCTGCCCAGGCTCCTCTGGAGGATCGCGATTGATTAGAAACTTTTGCCTCCTCATGGTCGGCGCTGACACATTGGCTTTTCTCCTCCAAGTCTCCTTCACACACACCCTTCACAGTCAGTCCCTTCTTACAGGACTTCTTCCGCTTCTTAAAACAGAGCATGGAGGGTTTTTCTGCCTGTTCCTCCGACGGGGAGCACGTCGCCCCTGTGCTGTGAGTCTCTACCTCTCTTGGGTTCTCCATTTGAATTTCCTTAGCTGCCTTCGCCATATTCACTCCTCTCCTCCGTTTGTATTATATTACTGATTTTTCTTGATTAATGCATCAGACAGGAACTATAGAGATGctcaaagtgcattttttttcctcaaattgttttcaaaataatattagaTGCTTTTTAACAAGTGGATGTGGCAGTGAAGAGAAGTTCTGCTGAAGCTATCGCATCCGCTTTATAACTCCCACTTTGTCTTATTACTCACTCTATCACCTCTCCAAGGAATCCCGGGTAGATGTGAAGTTCAACAGGCTTCTCCTTGGCTTCGCTGGCTGGAGTCGCTCTCACCTCCAGGACAACCCACTTCAAGTTGTGCTCAGTCTCACGGCACGACTATTTCATTGCCAGTCtgacattacatttttttttcccccaaaggatGACAAATCAAGCCAAGagttaataatttttattcaccCCACGGACCTGGAAAGAACTTGCACTTTCTGAGCTATCTGCAATTCCACATTGCTCAGGGAGCTTGATTGAAGCACCAGTACAACCAGCGGCAGCCAGTGGCTGTTTTCTGCCCCCCAGTGACAAGGTCAGACGCTGCTTAgtctcagctttgctttctgcttcgGTTCCCCTCGCAGGTTACGT
Protein-coding sequences here:
- the AKAP5 gene encoding A-kinase anchor protein 5; amino-acid sequence: MAKAAKEIQMENPREVETHSTGATCSPSEEQAEKPSMLCFKKRKKSCKKGLTVKGVCEGDLEEKSQCVSADHEEAKVSNQSRSSRGAWAAIKNLARPRRRQKSSSRKKAPSDSQVQLETDAEESCTQSFPKKRGSSGVKMPCVRFSRGKKKPSPSEAVEESEGSVQANEVMGALNKASEEPEDLAPKDKSESFSPVSAEEDQDTAMESADSVGKSEPLPEPTPDTDEHRECTAQSEITDSETVNETAQEKPQEGSLPQTTVHAEGGEVAPEAPVSRDQPDSAPETTELQEIPNICKELPEGDESEKSINPPEERKAEETVMDFSQSAFKDDAASVQGCSSHQVTLEANTGAGVSIVITVTEAEDSDNTDSDQAYEPSPVLHRNKQKGNKKSSGSFDFGKKEGPEAGGGPQVEEKGPGDQGHRTGEQYELLLIETASSLVKAAIQSSIEQLVNEMALEQNKHNNFL